One window of the Asticcacaulis sp. SL142 genome contains the following:
- a CDS encoding TonB-dependent receptor domain-containing protein, whose amino-acid sequence MKSLKVMLCAGVSSLAVAMVAVPVYAQNAAPAVESADEADTVVVVTARRKALQSAIEIKKNSDTIVDSVVADEAGQLPDASITEVLQRVSGVTVSRFAFSQGGTPSFQVEGTGVTVRGLPYNSSTLNGRQAFSANGASGLMWDEVTPELMAGVDIYKASRADILEGGASAIDLRTRLPFDYKKPALELSAGASYGDLSDKVSPNISGLVSRRFDTKLGEMGLLFDIAHSERYEGNDNAQMGAYALQINPERPENDNTALVPTGYNWNQGRSERTRDGVYVAYQWEPKDELTLTSTLFYSQKKSKTYGRGGGWSVDPTLSAQNIPTNATYDSNGAMVSGDLYVGATGIGDPVFGWGGNNWLLEYLPRSDPAYEYIWAFDWSPDYQGTPGDTILDQDCRSTYGSTSTSQPSIDWGKWGQPGMFFCQPTGGSTGTPLNLTGSASASDSTSSTLDWSTSFVWNPTDNMRVRGALQFVHSVAEGRNMGAGITQRSEGLTQASFDVTGDVPKLGGFNAAALVDTDTAHFAQFSYNGADNEGTAIAANIDVDYSLNEDNFFKSVSWGVRAAVREERDNFIGTYWAPISKDWVDYTYPSGQNPDNIGYRAYLTGDYAIGVISPSDYEVYDFPNFMGDDTNSPGAVLVPSESLLKSFDWTRLASFSEDVVNGGLTPQEYYDLNIDQNLGVTNTDIRSTAIYVQTKFGSEGFGIIPRFTGNMGVRVVNGRLRGDGNFRVNQADAFYLNVSDASSALSGIPQGRLYQPIPGSTLREKEIRYIRVLPSVNVKFDVSSEVVVRFAASQGVSQPNLNDIRAGGTIEPNLKALIGQGGASINYLETMTSRGGGADMKPVSFTNLDLTYEWYPRNGTYAYIDVFAKDIKNQDLYDAFYQTQSTPLLDVTDPNNPVEVSVDIPWFYVQNRTTSASEKAKIRGVEIGGRTFLDMLPSPFDGLGISANFTYVDSENPALLANSVKGDGYVPDGLDDPRCNTVSNGDPCLDPSYNPDFGTMPYYGMSKYSYNVELYYSKGAFNTRLAYNWRSKQLMGTSANPLSYVGRGGGPRICTACTDSSSQGRIWDMVPMWSDDAGFLDWSLDYKLNNNVSFGVQANNLTNTKSKTLQEPLPGVFLRYDTYVSDRRVNAYLRMRY is encoded by the coding sequence ATGAAATCGCTAAAAGTGATGTTGTGTGCGGGCGTATCGTCTCTTGCTGTAGCAATGGTGGCGGTGCCTGTTTATGCGCAGAATGCGGCTCCTGCGGTCGAGTCTGCGGACGAAGCCGACACGGTCGTGGTCGTTACGGCGCGCCGTAAGGCGCTGCAGAGCGCTATTGAGATCAAGAAGAATTCTGACACGATCGTCGATTCGGTTGTGGCTGACGAAGCCGGTCAGTTGCCTGATGCATCTATTACCGAGGTGCTGCAGCGGGTTTCGGGGGTTACGGTTTCCCGATTTGCATTTTCACAGGGTGGTACGCCAAGTTTTCAGGTTGAGGGCACCGGGGTTACGGTGCGCGGTCTGCCCTATAATTCAAGCACGCTCAATGGCCGTCAGGCGTTCAGCGCCAATGGTGCCAGCGGTTTGATGTGGGATGAGGTAACGCCTGAGCTGATGGCCGGTGTGGATATCTATAAGGCGTCCCGTGCGGACATTCTCGAAGGCGGGGCTTCGGCCATCGATTTGAGAACGCGCCTGCCGTTTGATTACAAAAAGCCTGCCTTGGAACTCTCTGCGGGCGCCAGCTATGGCGACTTGTCCGATAAGGTCTCTCCGAATATCTCAGGCTTGGTATCGCGCCGTTTCGATACCAAATTGGGCGAGATGGGCCTTCTGTTCGATATCGCCCATAGCGAGCGCTATGAAGGTAATGACAATGCGCAAATGGGCGCCTACGCGCTTCAGATTAATCCGGAAAGACCTGAAAATGACAATACGGCGCTTGTGCCGACGGGGTACAACTGGAATCAGGGGCGCAGTGAGCGGACCCGTGATGGTGTTTATGTGGCCTATCAGTGGGAGCCGAAAGATGAGCTGACCCTAACGTCAACCCTGTTCTACTCTCAGAAAAAATCCAAAACCTACGGGCGTGGCGGTGGATGGAGTGTGGATCCCACCTTGTCGGCTCAGAATATCCCGACAAATGCCACCTATGATTCCAACGGTGCCATGGTGAGTGGTGACTTATATGTGGGGGCAACCGGTATCGGTGATCCGGTCTTTGGCTGGGGCGGGAACAACTGGCTGCTGGAGTATCTGCCCAGGTCAGACCCCGCCTATGAATATATCTGGGCTTTTGACTGGTCACCGGATTATCAGGGCACGCCTGGGGATACGATTCTGGATCAGGACTGCCGCTCAACCTATGGGTCAACCTCAACCTCACAGCCAAGTATCGATTGGGGCAAGTGGGGGCAGCCGGGTATGTTCTTCTGCCAGCCCACGGGTGGGAGCACTGGCACGCCGCTTAATTTGACCGGAAGTGCCAGTGCCAGTGATAGTACGTCGTCTACGCTGGACTGGAGCACAAGCTTCGTGTGGAACCCTACGGATAATATGCGCGTCAGGGGGGCGTTGCAGTTTGTCCATTCGGTCGCCGAAGGACGTAACATGGGGGCGGGCATCACGCAGCGAAGCGAGGGTTTGACGCAGGCCAGCTTTGATGTGACCGGTGATGTGCCCAAACTCGGCGGCTTCAACGCCGCGGCTTTGGTCGATACCGATACCGCTCACTTCGCCCAATTCTCTTACAATGGGGCGGATAATGAAGGCACGGCCATTGCCGCCAATATCGATGTTGATTACTCACTTAATGAAGATAATTTCTTCAAGTCCGTATCCTGGGGTGTTCGTGCTGCGGTTCGTGAAGAGCGCGATAATTTCATAGGCACCTATTGGGCACCGATTTCAAAAGACTGGGTGGATTACACATACCCCAGCGGTCAAAATCCGGACAATATCGGCTATCGCGCTTATCTGACAGGGGATTACGCGATTGGTGTCATTAGCCCCTCTGACTATGAAGTCTATGACTTTCCTAACTTCATGGGCGACGATACAAACTCTCCGGGGGCTGTATTGGTGCCTAGCGAATCCCTGCTCAAATCTTTTGACTGGACGCGTCTGGCCAGCTTCAGTGAAGATGTGGTCAATGGCGGCCTGACGCCACAGGAATACTATGACCTGAATATCGACCAGAACCTTGGTGTTACCAATACGGACATCCGCAGCACGGCAATTTATGTTCAGACCAAATTCGGCAGCGAAGGTTTTGGCATCATTCCTCGCTTCACTGGTAATATGGGCGTGCGTGTCGTCAATGGGCGTTTACGCGGCGACGGAAACTTCAGGGTAAACCAGGCGGATGCCTTTTACCTGAATGTTTCGGACGCGTCATCTGCGTTGAGCGGGATACCACAAGGGCGTTTGTATCAGCCTATTCCCGGTTCTACGCTGCGCGAAAAAGAGATTAGATATATACGGGTATTGCCGTCGGTGAACGTCAAGTTTGATGTCTCCTCGGAGGTTGTCGTCCGATTTGCGGCGTCTCAGGGGGTCAGCCAGCCAAACCTGAATGACATCAGGGCGGGCGGAACTATTGAGCCAAATCTCAAGGCACTGATCGGTCAGGGCGGCGCAAGCATCAATTATCTGGAAACCATGACCAGCCGTGGCGGCGGGGCGGATATGAAGCCCGTAAGCTTCACGAACCTTGATCTGACTTACGAATGGTATCCAAGAAATGGCACCTATGCCTATATCGACGTCTTCGCCAAGGATATAAAGAATCAGGATCTGTACGACGCCTTCTATCAGACGCAGTCAACACCCCTGCTTGATGTGACGGATCCGAATAATCCGGTCGAGGTTTCGGTGGATATACCCTGGTTCTATGTCCAGAACCGGACGACCTCCGCCTCTGAAAAAGCCAAGATCCGCGGTGTTGAAATCGGTGGACGTACCTTCCTTGATATGCTGCCGTCACCGTTTGATGGCCTGGGTATCAGTGCTAACTTCACCTATGTTGACAGTGAGAATCCGGCGCTGCTGGCCAACTCGGTCAAGGGGGATGGCTATGTTCCGGACGGTCTTGATGACCCGCGGTGTAACACGGTTAGCAACGGCGATCCGTGTCTGGACCCGAGCTATAACCCTGATTTCGGAACCATGCCCTATTATGGCATGTCGAAGTATTCGTATAACGTGGAACTGTACTACAGCAAGGGCGCGTTCAACACACGTCTGGCCTACAACTGGCGCTCAAAGCAACTTATGGGCACCAGCGCCAACCCGCTGTCATATGTTGGCCGGGGTGGTGGACCACGCATCTGTACCGCCTGTACCGATAGCAGCTCTCAGGGCCGCATCTGGGATATGGTGCCGATGTGGAGTGACGATGCCGGGTTCCTTGACTGGAGTCTGGATTACAAGCTCAACAACAATGTCTCCTTCGGCGTTCAGGCCAACAACCTGACCAATACCAAGTCGAAGACACTACAGGAGCCGCTGCCGGGTGTGTTCCTGCGCTATGATACCTATGTGTCAGACCGCCGCGTAAATGCGTACTTGCGGATGCGTTACTAG
- a CDS encoding IclR family transcriptional regulator codes for MARRKPENHDEDDANDLRYRAPALEKGLDIIELLASAPRPLSPKQISERLNRSVSELFRMVQVLEKRGYVAMAENQSGYELTNKLFSLAMSRGVSKNLLDHAIPVMRSLAENILQACHIVVVSDDQIVVVGQMDAPGIPSFHIRVGYRQNITDTASGAVFYAFQSPKVRKAWRTALQPNLTPEERETFEAQADRARAEGHLVAKSQYADSITDICSPIFSDNGLVAALTIPYIKSKLSVSIEDCVASLKEASLQLSTLLGATPGSSNPQIKS; via the coding sequence ATGGCAAGACGAAAACCCGAAAATCATGATGAAGACGATGCGAATGATTTGCGGTACCGCGCACCAGCCCTTGAAAAAGGGCTTGATATTATAGAGCTTTTAGCGTCTGCACCGCGTCCATTAAGCCCCAAGCAGATTTCTGAAAGACTGAACCGGTCTGTGAGCGAATTGTTCCGGATGGTTCAGGTTCTGGAAAAACGCGGCTATGTGGCCATGGCTGAGAATCAAAGCGGATATGAGCTTACGAACAAGCTGTTTTCTTTGGCCATGTCGCGGGGCGTAAGCAAAAACCTCCTCGATCACGCTATTCCGGTGATGAGGTCACTTGCCGAAAACATCCTTCAGGCTTGTCATATTGTCGTGGTGTCGGACGATCAAATCGTGGTCGTCGGTCAGATGGACGCGCCCGGCATACCCAGTTTCCATATTCGGGTAGGATATCGGCAAAATATCACCGATACAGCCTCCGGCGCGGTTTTTTATGCGTTTCAAAGCCCAAAGGTTCGCAAAGCCTGGCGAACAGCGCTTCAGCCAAACCTGACACCGGAAGAGAGAGAAACATTTGAAGCCCAAGCTGATCGCGCCCGGGCAGAAGGGCATCTGGTCGCAAAAAGCCAGTATGCGGACAGCATTACCGACATATGCAGCCCAATCTTTAGCGACAACGGCTTAGTCGCCGCTTTGACTATTCCGTATATAAAAAGCAAACTCAGCGTAAGTATCGAAGACTGTGTCGCCTCTCTTAAGGAGGCAAGCTTGCAGCTATCGACCTTACTCGGTGCCACCCCTGGCAGCTCAAATCCCCAGATCAAATCCTAA
- a CDS encoding tryptophan halogenase family protein, producing the protein MALTRKKVIIVGGGTAGWVTAAYLAKILSYGLPSGLDITLIESPDIGIIGVGEGTFPSIRKTFSRIELDEDSLVREASATYKQGIRFVNWRGALDKNSEDYYFHPFQISSQHSQFDVLPYWLLGAAGEASWGSVSTIQEQIVNDKRAPKLINHAGHNGLLNYAYHFDAVELSRLLRRKAKSFGVTHIEDTVDAVRAGENGFIEKLVTRAHGDQTADLYIDCTGFKAQLIGQALGVPFKSLRSQLFTNRAVALQVPYDQPGKPIESQTISTAQENGWTWDIGLVGRRGVGYVYSTDHTTDERAEQVLREYAGPAARSCDVRFLNFEAGYRQTHWKNNCVAIGLSGGFIEPLEATGIGFAEIASVILSNLFPWEHSYEVCAQQFNRFMTRRYEHVVDFIKLHYCLTQRTDTDFWRDNVRPESLSDDLKDRLERWRFRPPSFLDMDPNHDIFTEANWQYVLYGMGYKTDISAQAGVYRYFEDAKTQFAEIRRQGDHALSILPKHRDLIEQVRLHGFKPPSLA; encoded by the coding sequence ATGGCGCTTACACGAAAAAAAGTCATCATAGTCGGCGGCGGTACGGCGGGATGGGTCACGGCGGCTTACCTTGCTAAAATCCTGTCTTATGGCTTGCCATCGGGTCTGGATATTACCCTCATTGAATCGCCGGATATTGGTATTATTGGCGTTGGTGAAGGCACGTTCCCCAGCATCAGAAAGACATTCAGCCGGATAGAGCTTGATGAAGACAGTCTGGTGCGTGAGGCTAGTGCTACCTATAAGCAGGGCATCCGCTTCGTGAACTGGCGTGGCGCTCTCGATAAGAACAGCGAAGATTATTATTTTCATCCGTTCCAGATTTCATCCCAGCACTCACAATTCGACGTTCTGCCCTACTGGCTGTTAGGGGCGGCGGGAGAGGCTTCCTGGGGCAGCGTCAGCACGATTCAGGAGCAAATCGTCAATGATAAACGCGCCCCTAAGCTGATCAACCATGCGGGCCATAACGGTCTGCTGAACTATGCGTATCACTTTGATGCGGTGGAACTCTCAAGGCTGTTGCGCCGAAAGGCTAAATCGTTTGGCGTCACCCATATCGAAGACACGGTCGATGCGGTTAGGGCCGGCGAAAACGGCTTTATCGAAAAACTGGTAACGCGGGCGCATGGCGATCAGACAGCGGACCTGTATATCGATTGCACAGGCTTCAAAGCGCAACTGATCGGTCAGGCTTTGGGCGTGCCGTTTAAATCCCTGCGCTCACAGCTTTTCACCAACCGGGCCGTGGCCCTGCAGGTGCCTTACGATCAACCGGGCAAACCGATTGAATCCCAGACCATTTCCACGGCTCAGGAAAATGGCTGGACCTGGGATATCGGGTTGGTCGGGCGTCGGGGTGTCGGCTATGTTTATTCGACGGATCATACGACTGATGAGCGCGCCGAGCAGGTCTTACGCGAATATGCCGGACCTGCGGCGCGATCCTGTGATGTCCGGTTTTTGAATTTTGAAGCGGGCTACCGGCAGACCCACTGGAAGAATAATTGCGTGGCCATCGGCCTGTCGGGCGGATTTATTGAGCCGCTCGAAGCGACCGGTATTGGGTTCGCTGAAATCGCGTCGGTCATTCTGTCCAATCTGTTCCCCTGGGAACATAGTTACGAGGTTTGCGCGCAGCAATTTAACCGCTTCATGACGCGCCGCTATGAGCATGTGGTTGACTTCATCAAGCTGCATTACTGTTTGACGCAGCGTACGGATACAGACTTCTGGCGCGACAATGTCCGCCCGGAAAGCCTTTCCGATGATCTTAAAGATCGGCTGGAGCGCTGGCGCTTTCGTCCACCATCGTTTCTGGACATGGATCCCAATCACGACATCTTCACCGAGGCAAACTGGCAGTATGTCCTCTATGGTATGGGCTATAAAACAGATATCAGCGCTCAGGCCGGTGTCTACAGGTACTTCGAGGACGCCAAGACACAGTTTGCGGAGATAAGACGCCAAGGCGACCACGCCTTATCGATATTGCCCAAGCATCGCGACCTGATTGAGCAGGTTCGGCTGCATGGCTTTAAGCCCCCCAGCCTTGCTTAG
- a CDS encoding beta-galactosidase, producing MKFRDILIGTAAILSAVSGVIPAQAQAQTPAGHMQGVKTDRLYVGANYQPVDRTPKQITQDIALMKKAGFTVVRMGDLSWDYFQPAEGVFTFEAFDKVMAEMHAAGIKVIVDIPGQPAPMWLHKKYPGVDLVTQNGTRLYAAERYMDNTSDPDYQRLVAELAEAMTKRYGKHPATIAIGYNNEIGNGFMSYSEADKDRFVVWLKKKYGNLESLNKAWATQRWSRTLTDWDQIELPYGDGPGPFERYLDLRRYWSEVTIHNLMILENARRRNAPDKPAISNLWDSSGRKGFDYLSTYKDYVTHGSHGFYNGDAISGGYETMMMRGASPNPSWYVEFQAGGGGYYGYKGRSRMWAHFGLVNGAQGLLAWTFNSHRGGEEQALFGLVDHDDTPSWKLDEWGGIAKEFKMMEKMGFPRQLKPEVAIAYSFEAKVASAPKSWSNTVAQYYTTDYMVHAHNAFSPVYNDNIDVSVINIGPEDLSRYKMVVVPGIYLMDQAAADNIRKYVKNGGTVIMTAMSDKVDETNQWFSTPLPGRLTDVFGLTTKEFYRSWGPLTGKLGETDFSTTINFYEVLEPTTAKVLGRITNVEGSPPIATVNTYGKGKAIYVATPAQPSIMKPLYQSLYAQVGIVPGPKTPEGVYARTVNGRTLYVNASYGPKDVVLDGKKTGLLSGKTYTGTLHLPADGVELIE from the coding sequence ATGAAATTTAGAGATATTTTGATCGGAACCGCAGCCATTTTGTCGGCTGTTTCCGGAGTGATACCCGCTCAGGCGCAGGCACAAACCCCTGCGGGCCACATGCAGGGCGTGAAGACGGATCGGCTTTATGTGGGGGCCAACTATCAGCCCGTTGACCGCACGCCCAAACAGATCACTCAGGACATTGCCCTGATGAAAAAGGCGGGCTTTACGGTCGTGCGAATGGGCGATCTGTCCTGGGACTATTTCCAACCCGCGGAAGGGGTGTTCACCTTTGAGGCGTTCGATAAGGTCATGGCCGAGATGCATGCCGCCGGCATCAAGGTCATCGTCGACATTCCCGGTCAGCCCGCACCGATGTGGTTGCATAAAAAATATCCCGGCGTCGATCTGGTGACGCAGAACGGCACGCGTCTTTATGCCGCCGAACGCTATATGGATAACACCAGTGATCCCGACTATCAGCGACTGGTCGCTGAGCTGGCTGAGGCCATGACCAAGCGCTATGGCAAGCATCCCGCGACCATAGCCATCGGTTACAATAACGAAATCGGCAACGGTTTCATGTCCTATTCTGAGGCTGACAAGGACAGATTTGTTGTCTGGCTCAAGAAAAAATACGGCAATCTGGAAAGCCTGAACAAGGCCTGGGCCACCCAGCGCTGGTCGCGCACACTCACCGACTGGGATCAGATTGAGCTGCCTTACGGCGACGGTCCTGGCCCGTTTGAGCGTTACCTTGATCTGCGCCGCTACTGGTCAGAGGTCACTATTCATAACCTGATGATCCTTGAAAATGCTCGCCGTCGCAATGCGCCGGACAAACCGGCGATTTCCAATCTGTGGGACTCAAGCGGTCGCAAGGGCTTTGATTATCTCTCGACCTATAAGGACTACGTCACGCACGGCTCGCACGGATTTTACAACGGCGATGCTATCAGTGGTGGCTATGAGACCATGATGATGCGCGGTGCTTCGCCGAACCCAAGCTGGTACGTTGAGTTTCAGGCCGGTGGCGGCGGCTATTATGGCTATAAGGGCCGGTCGCGCATGTGGGCCCATTTCGGGCTGGTCAATGGCGCTCAAGGGTTGCTGGCCTGGACGTTCAACAGCCACCGGGGCGGTGAGGAGCAGGCTCTGTTCGGCCTGGTCGATCACGACGACACGCCGTCATGGAAGCTCGACGAATGGGGCGGGATCGCTAAAGAATTCAAGATGATGGAAAAAATGGGTTTTCCACGTCAACTGAAACCAGAAGTCGCCATCGCCTATTCGTTTGAAGCCAAGGTCGCCTCAGCGCCCAAAAGCTGGTCAAACACGGTAGCGCAATACTACACCACCGATTACATGGTGCATGCCCATAACGCGTTTTCGCCGGTCTATAACGACAATATCGATGTGTCGGTCATCAATATCGGCCCTGAAGATCTCAGCCGCTATAAGATGGTGGTGGTGCCGGGTATCTATTTGATGGATCAGGCCGCGGCGGACAATATCCGTAAGTATGTCAAGAATGGTGGCACGGTCATCATGACGGCCATGTCGGATAAGGTGGATGAGACCAACCAATGGTTCAGCACCCCGCTGCCGGGGCGCCTGACCGACGTGTTCGGCCTTACGACCAAAGAGTTCTATCGCAGTTGGGGGCCGCTGACGGGCAAGCTGGGTGAAACCGACTTCAGCACGACCATCAACTTCTACGAAGTGCTCGAACCGACAACTGCCAAGGTGCTGGGACGCATCACCAATGTCGAAGGCTCGCCCCCGATCGCCACGGTCAACACCTACGGCAAGGGCAAGGCCATCTATGTCGCAACCCCGGCCCAACCGTCGATCATGAAGCCCCTGTACCAGAGCCTGTATGCGCAGGTCGGTATCGTACCGGGCCCGAAAACACCGGAAGGGGTTTATGCCCGCACCGTCAATGGCCGCACGCTTTATGTAAACGCCTCATACGGCCCAAAAGACGTGGTTCTGGACGGCAAGAAAACCGGCCTGCTGTCGGGCAAGACCTACACCGGAACCCTGCACCTCCCGGCTGATGGCGTTGAACTGATCGAGTAG